A window of Calonectris borealis chromosome 3, bCalBor7.hap1.2, whole genome shotgun sequence contains these coding sequences:
- the LOC142080586 gene encoding solute carrier family 22 member 2-like isoform X3: MPTLDDILENVGEFDRFQKQTFFVLCLLSAAFTPVYVGVVFFGFIPEHRCFSPGAAELSQRCGWSLEEQLNHTVPEWGGRRAGFGSRCRRYEVDWNATGVSCTDPLGSLVGNQSAVPLGPCRDGWVYDSSGTSLVTEFNLVCEDSWKLDLFQSSVNAGFFIGSINIGYIADRFGRKFCLLNTILANVVCGILLVFVPTYLWIVILRFLQGLVSKGCWTAGYILVTEVVSPKYRRTVGILYQTAFSVGLLVFDAIAYAIPHWRWLQLTVTLPSCFFLLYYWCLPESPRWLISQGKNDKAMKIVSDMAKKNRKKMPSHFEDIKFEEEDGGKQSPSLIDLVRTPQMRKNTFILMYNWFTSSVLYQGLIMHMGVAAGNVYLDFLYSALVEFPAAFIIIVTIDRVGRRYPWAAANLVAGAACLVTAMIPEDIHWLKVIAACIGRMGITMAFEMVCFVNTELYPTYIRNLGVMVCSSLCDIGGVIVPFIVYRLVEVWHDLPLIVFTVLGLIAGGLVLLLPETKGRVLPETVEDVENFHG, translated from the exons ATGCCAACCCTAGATGACATTTTGGAGAATGTTGGAGAATTTGACAGGTTCCAGAAGCAAACCTTCTTTGTcctgtgtttgctttctgctgccttcACCCCGGTGTATGTGGGTGTCGTCTTCTTCGGGTTCATCCCCGAGCATCGCTGCTTCAGCCCCGGGGCGGCTGAGCTGAGCCAGCGGTGtggctggagcctggaggagcAGCTGAATCACACGGTTCCCGAGTGGGGCGGCCGCAGGGCTGGTTTCGGCAGCCGCTGCAGGAGGTACGAGGTGGACTGGAACGCGACGGGCGTCAGCTGCACCGACCCCCTCGGCAGCCTCGTGGGCAACCAGAGCGCCGTCCCCCTCGGTCCCTGCCGGGATGGCTGGGTCTACGACTCCTCGGGGACCTCTCTCGTGACCGAG TTTAACCTGGTGTGTGAGGACTCCTGGAAGCTGGACCTCTTTCAGTCTTCTGTGAATGCTGGGTTTTTTATTGGCTCCATAAACATTGGCTACATAGCAGACAG GTTTGGCCGTAAATTTTGCCTCTTAAATACAATTCTTGCAAACGTTGTCTGTGGAATCCTTCTGGTCTTCGTGCCCACCTACCTGTGGATAGTCATCCTCCGGTTCTTGCAAGGGCTGGTCAGCAAGGGCTGCTGGACCGCAGGCTACATCCTGG TGACGGAAGTTGTCAGTCCGAAGTACCGGAGGACAGTGGGCATCCTCTACCAGACGGCCTTCTCCGTTGGGCTCCTGGTCTTTGATGCCATCGCTTACGCCATCCCTCACTGGCGGTGGCTGCAGCTCACTGTCACCCTGCCAAGCTGCTTCTTCCTGCTCTACTACTG GTGCCTCCCAGAGTCTCCCAGGTGGCTGATCTCTCAAGGAAAAAATGACAAAGCTATGAAAATTGTCAGTGATATGGCTAAAAAAAACCGGAAAAAGATGCCTTCCCATTTTGAG GATATTAAATTTGAAGAGGAAGATGGCGGAAAGCAGAGTCCTTCACTTATTGACCTTGTCAGGACACCACAGATGAgaaaaaacacattcattttgaTGTACAACTG GTTCACGAGCTCTGTCCTCTACCAGGGGCTCATCATGCACATGGGAGTAGCTGCTGGGAACGTGTATCTGGATTTCCTCTATTCTGCACTTGTTGAGTTCCCAGCCGCCTTCATCATCATCGTCACCATCGACCGCGTTGGGCGGCGCTacccctgggctgcagcaaacctggtggctggggctgcctgccttGTCACAGCCATGATCCCAGAGG ACATACATTGGCTAAAAGTGATTGCTGCTTGCATCGGGAGAATGGGAATCACAATGGCTTTTGAAATGGTTTGCTTTGTAAACACTGAACTGTATCCAACATACATCAG GAACCTCGGGGTGATGGTCTGCTCCTCCTTGTGCGATATTGGTGGAGTCATCGTCCCATTCATTGTCTACAGACTGGTGGAAGTCTGGCACGATCTGCCGCTGATAGTCTTCA CTGTTCTTGGTTTGATTGCGGGTGGATTGGTGTTGCTTCTGCCTGAAACTAAAGGAAGGGTTTTGCCTGAGACTGTTGAAGATGTTGAAAACTTTCACGGGTGA
- the LOC142080586 gene encoding solute carrier family 22 member 2-like isoform X2, whose translation MLFFPMEAAVVSKRYWSSKCLSVDSMKYHWSLIQLDLFSGCPTMNSTKSLTGLLWFQKQTFFVLCLLSAAFTPVYVGVVFFGFIPEHRCFSPGAAELSQRCGWSLEEQLNHTVPEWGGRRAGFGSRCRRYEVDWNATGVSCTDPLGSLVGNQSAVPLGPCRDGWVYDSSGTSLVTEFNLVCEDSWKLDLFQSSVNAGFFIGSINIGYIADRFGRKFCLLNTILANVVCGILLVFVPTYLWIVILRFLQGLVSKGCWTAGYILVTEVVSPKYRRTVGILYQTAFSVGLLVFDAIAYAIPHWRWLQLTVTLPSCFFLLYYWCLPESPRWLISQGKNDKAMKIVSDMAKKNRKKMPSHFEDIKFEEEDGGKQSPSLIDLVRTPQMRKNTFILMYNWFTSSVLYQGLIMHMGVAAGNVYLDFLYSALVEFPAAFIIIVTIDRVGRRYPWAAANLVAGAACLVTAMIPEDIHWLKVIAACIGRMGITMAFEMVCFVNTELYPTYIRNLGVMVCSSLCDIGGVIVPFIVYRLVEVWHDLPLIVFIVCPA comes from the exons ATGCTTTTCTTTCCGATGGAAGCAGCTGTTGTCAGCAAAAGGTATTGGAGTAGCAAGTGTCTATCCGTAGACAGCATGAAGTATCATTGGAGCCTGATACAACTGGATTTATTTTCGGGGTGCCCCACAATGAATTCTACCAAAAGTCTTACAGGTCTTCTATG GTTCCAGAAGCAAACCTTCTTTGTcctgtgtttgctttctgctgccttcACCCCGGTGTATGTGGGTGTCGTCTTCTTCGGGTTCATCCCCGAGCATCGCTGCTTCAGCCCCGGGGCGGCTGAGCTGAGCCAGCGGTGtggctggagcctggaggagcAGCTGAATCACACGGTTCCCGAGTGGGGCGGCCGCAGGGCTGGTTTCGGCAGCCGCTGCAGGAGGTACGAGGTGGACTGGAACGCGACGGGCGTCAGCTGCACCGACCCCCTCGGCAGCCTCGTGGGCAACCAGAGCGCCGTCCCCCTCGGTCCCTGCCGGGATGGCTGGGTCTACGACTCCTCGGGGACCTCTCTCGTGACCGAG TTTAACCTGGTGTGTGAGGACTCCTGGAAGCTGGACCTCTTTCAGTCTTCTGTGAATGCTGGGTTTTTTATTGGCTCCATAAACATTGGCTACATAGCAGACAG GTTTGGCCGTAAATTTTGCCTCTTAAATACAATTCTTGCAAACGTTGTCTGTGGAATCCTTCTGGTCTTCGTGCCCACCTACCTGTGGATAGTCATCCTCCGGTTCTTGCAAGGGCTGGTCAGCAAGGGCTGCTGGACCGCAGGCTACATCCTGG TGACGGAAGTTGTCAGTCCGAAGTACCGGAGGACAGTGGGCATCCTCTACCAGACGGCCTTCTCCGTTGGGCTCCTGGTCTTTGATGCCATCGCTTACGCCATCCCTCACTGGCGGTGGCTGCAGCTCACTGTCACCCTGCCAAGCTGCTTCTTCCTGCTCTACTACTG GTGCCTCCCAGAGTCTCCCAGGTGGCTGATCTCTCAAGGAAAAAATGACAAAGCTATGAAAATTGTCAGTGATATGGCTAAAAAAAACCGGAAAAAGATGCCTTCCCATTTTGAG GATATTAAATTTGAAGAGGAAGATGGCGGAAAGCAGAGTCCTTCACTTATTGACCTTGTCAGGACACCACAGATGAgaaaaaacacattcattttgaTGTACAACTG GTTCACGAGCTCTGTCCTCTACCAGGGGCTCATCATGCACATGGGAGTAGCTGCTGGGAACGTGTATCTGGATTTCCTCTATTCTGCACTTGTTGAGTTCCCAGCCGCCTTCATCATCATCGTCACCATCGACCGCGTTGGGCGGCGCTacccctgggctgcagcaaacctggtggctggggctgcctgccttGTCACAGCCATGATCCCAGAGG ACATACATTGGCTAAAAGTGATTGCTGCTTGCATCGGGAGAATGGGAATCACAATGGCTTTTGAAATGGTTTGCTTTGTAAACACTGAACTGTATCCAACATACATCAG GAACCTCGGGGTGATGGTCTGCTCCTCCTTGTGCGATATTGGTGGAGTCATCGTCCCATTCATTGTCTACAGACTGGTGGAAGTCTGGCACGATCTGCCGCTGATAGTCTTCA TTGTCTGTCCAGCCTGA
- the LOC142080586 gene encoding solute carrier family 22 member 2-like isoform X1 gives MLFFPMEAAVVSKRYWSSKCLSVDSMKYHWSLIQLDLFSGCPTMNSTKSLTGLLWFQKQTFFVLCLLSAAFTPVYVGVVFFGFIPEHRCFSPGAAELSQRCGWSLEEQLNHTVPEWGGRRAGFGSRCRRYEVDWNATGVSCTDPLGSLVGNQSAVPLGPCRDGWVYDSSGTSLVTEFNLVCEDSWKLDLFQSSVNAGFFIGSINIGYIADRFGRKFCLLNTILANVVCGILLVFVPTYLWIVILRFLQGLVSKGCWTAGYILVTEVVSPKYRRTVGILYQTAFSVGLLVFDAIAYAIPHWRWLQLTVTLPSCFFLLYYWCLPESPRWLISQGKNDKAMKIVSDMAKKNRKKMPSHFEDIKFEEEDGGKQSPSLIDLVRTPQMRKNTFILMYNWFTSSVLYQGLIMHMGVAAGNVYLDFLYSALVEFPAAFIIIVTIDRVGRRYPWAAANLVAGAACLVTAMIPEDIHWLKVIAACIGRMGITMAFEMVCFVNTELYPTYIRNLGVMVCSSLCDIGGVIVPFIVYRLVEVWHDLPLIVFTVLGLIAGGLVLLLPETKGRVLPETVEDVENFHG, from the exons ATGCTTTTCTTTCCGATGGAAGCAGCTGTTGTCAGCAAAAGGTATTGGAGTAGCAAGTGTCTATCCGTAGACAGCATGAAGTATCATTGGAGCCTGATACAACTGGATTTATTTTCGGGGTGCCCCACAATGAATTCTACCAAAAGTCTTACAGGTCTTCTATG GTTCCAGAAGCAAACCTTCTTTGTcctgtgtttgctttctgctgccttcACCCCGGTGTATGTGGGTGTCGTCTTCTTCGGGTTCATCCCCGAGCATCGCTGCTTCAGCCCCGGGGCGGCTGAGCTGAGCCAGCGGTGtggctggagcctggaggagcAGCTGAATCACACGGTTCCCGAGTGGGGCGGCCGCAGGGCTGGTTTCGGCAGCCGCTGCAGGAGGTACGAGGTGGACTGGAACGCGACGGGCGTCAGCTGCACCGACCCCCTCGGCAGCCTCGTGGGCAACCAGAGCGCCGTCCCCCTCGGTCCCTGCCGGGATGGCTGGGTCTACGACTCCTCGGGGACCTCTCTCGTGACCGAG TTTAACCTGGTGTGTGAGGACTCCTGGAAGCTGGACCTCTTTCAGTCTTCTGTGAATGCTGGGTTTTTTATTGGCTCCATAAACATTGGCTACATAGCAGACAG GTTTGGCCGTAAATTTTGCCTCTTAAATACAATTCTTGCAAACGTTGTCTGTGGAATCCTTCTGGTCTTCGTGCCCACCTACCTGTGGATAGTCATCCTCCGGTTCTTGCAAGGGCTGGTCAGCAAGGGCTGCTGGACCGCAGGCTACATCCTGG TGACGGAAGTTGTCAGTCCGAAGTACCGGAGGACAGTGGGCATCCTCTACCAGACGGCCTTCTCCGTTGGGCTCCTGGTCTTTGATGCCATCGCTTACGCCATCCCTCACTGGCGGTGGCTGCAGCTCACTGTCACCCTGCCAAGCTGCTTCTTCCTGCTCTACTACTG GTGCCTCCCAGAGTCTCCCAGGTGGCTGATCTCTCAAGGAAAAAATGACAAAGCTATGAAAATTGTCAGTGATATGGCTAAAAAAAACCGGAAAAAGATGCCTTCCCATTTTGAG GATATTAAATTTGAAGAGGAAGATGGCGGAAAGCAGAGTCCTTCACTTATTGACCTTGTCAGGACACCACAGATGAgaaaaaacacattcattttgaTGTACAACTG GTTCACGAGCTCTGTCCTCTACCAGGGGCTCATCATGCACATGGGAGTAGCTGCTGGGAACGTGTATCTGGATTTCCTCTATTCTGCACTTGTTGAGTTCCCAGCCGCCTTCATCATCATCGTCACCATCGACCGCGTTGGGCGGCGCTacccctgggctgcagcaaacctggtggctggggctgcctgccttGTCACAGCCATGATCCCAGAGG ACATACATTGGCTAAAAGTGATTGCTGCTTGCATCGGGAGAATGGGAATCACAATGGCTTTTGAAATGGTTTGCTTTGTAAACACTGAACTGTATCCAACATACATCAG GAACCTCGGGGTGATGGTCTGCTCCTCCTTGTGCGATATTGGTGGAGTCATCGTCCCATTCATTGTCTACAGACTGGTGGAAGTCTGGCACGATCTGCCGCTGATAGTCTTCA CTGTTCTTGGTTTGATTGCGGGTGGATTGGTGTTGCTTCTGCCTGAAACTAAAGGAAGGGTTTTGCCTGAGACTGTTGAAGATGTTGAAAACTTTCACGGGTGA
- the LOC142080586 gene encoding solute carrier family 22 member 2-like isoform X4, producing MLFFPMEAAVVSKRYWSSKCLSVDSMKYHWSLIQLDLFSGCPTMNSTKSLTGLLWFQKQTFFVLCLLSAAFTPVYVGVVFFGFIPEHRCFSPGAAELSQRCGWSLEEQLNHTVPEWGGRRAGFGSRCRRYEVDWNATGVSCTDPLGSLVGNQSAVPLGPCRDGWVYDSSGTSLVTEFNLVCEDSWKLDLFQSSVNAGFFIGSINIGYIADRFGRKFCLLNTILANVVCGILLVFVPTYLWIVILRFLQGLVSKGCWTAGYILVTEVVSPKYRRTVGILYQTAFSVGLLVFDAIAYAIPHWRWLQLTVTLPSCFFLLYYWCLPESPRWLISQGKNDKAMKIVSDMAKKNRKKMPSHFEDIKFEEEDGGKQSPSLIDLVRTPQMRKNTFILMYNWFTSSVLYQGLIMHMGVAAGNVYLDFLYSALVEFPAAFIIIVTIDRVGRRYPWAAANLVAGAACLVTAMIPEDIHWLKVIAACIGRMGITMAFEMVCFVNTELYPTYIRSK from the exons ATGCTTTTCTTTCCGATGGAAGCAGCTGTTGTCAGCAAAAGGTATTGGAGTAGCAAGTGTCTATCCGTAGACAGCATGAAGTATCATTGGAGCCTGATACAACTGGATTTATTTTCGGGGTGCCCCACAATGAATTCTACCAAAAGTCTTACAGGTCTTCTATG GTTCCAGAAGCAAACCTTCTTTGTcctgtgtttgctttctgctgccttcACCCCGGTGTATGTGGGTGTCGTCTTCTTCGGGTTCATCCCCGAGCATCGCTGCTTCAGCCCCGGGGCGGCTGAGCTGAGCCAGCGGTGtggctggagcctggaggagcAGCTGAATCACACGGTTCCCGAGTGGGGCGGCCGCAGGGCTGGTTTCGGCAGCCGCTGCAGGAGGTACGAGGTGGACTGGAACGCGACGGGCGTCAGCTGCACCGACCCCCTCGGCAGCCTCGTGGGCAACCAGAGCGCCGTCCCCCTCGGTCCCTGCCGGGATGGCTGGGTCTACGACTCCTCGGGGACCTCTCTCGTGACCGAG TTTAACCTGGTGTGTGAGGACTCCTGGAAGCTGGACCTCTTTCAGTCTTCTGTGAATGCTGGGTTTTTTATTGGCTCCATAAACATTGGCTACATAGCAGACAG GTTTGGCCGTAAATTTTGCCTCTTAAATACAATTCTTGCAAACGTTGTCTGTGGAATCCTTCTGGTCTTCGTGCCCACCTACCTGTGGATAGTCATCCTCCGGTTCTTGCAAGGGCTGGTCAGCAAGGGCTGCTGGACCGCAGGCTACATCCTGG TGACGGAAGTTGTCAGTCCGAAGTACCGGAGGACAGTGGGCATCCTCTACCAGACGGCCTTCTCCGTTGGGCTCCTGGTCTTTGATGCCATCGCTTACGCCATCCCTCACTGGCGGTGGCTGCAGCTCACTGTCACCCTGCCAAGCTGCTTCTTCCTGCTCTACTACTG GTGCCTCCCAGAGTCTCCCAGGTGGCTGATCTCTCAAGGAAAAAATGACAAAGCTATGAAAATTGTCAGTGATATGGCTAAAAAAAACCGGAAAAAGATGCCTTCCCATTTTGAG GATATTAAATTTGAAGAGGAAGATGGCGGAAAGCAGAGTCCTTCACTTATTGACCTTGTCAGGACACCACAGATGAgaaaaaacacattcattttgaTGTACAACTG GTTCACGAGCTCTGTCCTCTACCAGGGGCTCATCATGCACATGGGAGTAGCTGCTGGGAACGTGTATCTGGATTTCCTCTATTCTGCACTTGTTGAGTTCCCAGCCGCCTTCATCATCATCGTCACCATCGACCGCGTTGGGCGGCGCTacccctgggctgcagcaaacctggtggctggggctgcctgccttGTCACAGCCATGATCCCAGAGG ACATACATTGGCTAAAAGTGATTGCTGCTTGCATCGGGAGAATGGGAATCACAATGGCTTTTGAAATGGTTTGCTTTGTAAACACTGAACTGTATCCAACATACATCAG GTCTAAATAA
- the LOC142080586 gene encoding solute carrier family 22 member 2-like isoform X5: MPTLDDILENVGEFDRFQKQTFFVLCLLSAAFTPVYVGVVFFGFIPEHRCFSPGAAELSQRCGWSLEEQLNHTVPEWGGRRAGFGSRCRRYEVDWNATGVSCTDPLGSLVGNQSAVPLGPCRDGWVYDSSGTSLVTEFNLVCEDSWKLDLFQSSVNAGFFIGSINIGYIADRFGRKFCLLNTILANVVCGILLVFVPTYLWIVILRFLQGLVSKGCWTAGYILVTEVVSPKYRRTVGILYQTAFSVGLLVFDAIAYAIPHWRWLQLTVTLPSCFFLLYYWCLPESPRWLISQGKNDKAMKIVSDMAKKNRKKMPSHFEDIKFEEEDGGKQSPSLIDLVRTPQMRKNTFILMYNWFTSSVLYQGLIMHMGVAAGNVYLDFLYSALVEFPAAFIIIVTIDRVGRRYPWAAANLVAGAACLVTAMIPEDIHWLKVIAACIGRMGITMAFEMVCFVNTELYPTYIRNLGVMVCSSLCDIGGVIVPFIVYRLVEVWHDLPLIVFTVLGLIAGGLVLLLPETKGRVLPETVEDVENFHGRSVPKAKKIYLHVQTSEVAHD; encoded by the exons ATGCCAACCCTAGATGACATTTTGGAGAATGTTGGAGAATTTGACAGGTTCCAGAAGCAAACCTTCTTTGTcctgtgtttgctttctgctgccttcACCCCGGTGTATGTGGGTGTCGTCTTCTTCGGGTTCATCCCCGAGCATCGCTGCTTCAGCCCCGGGGCGGCTGAGCTGAGCCAGCGGTGtggctggagcctggaggagcAGCTGAATCACACGGTTCCCGAGTGGGGCGGCCGCAGGGCTGGTTTCGGCAGCCGCTGCAGGAGGTACGAGGTGGACTGGAACGCGACGGGCGTCAGCTGCACCGACCCCCTCGGCAGCCTCGTGGGCAACCAGAGCGCCGTCCCCCTCGGTCCCTGCCGGGATGGCTGGGTCTACGACTCCTCGGGGACCTCTCTCGTGACCGAG TTTAACCTGGTGTGTGAGGACTCCTGGAAGCTGGACCTCTTTCAGTCTTCTGTGAATGCTGGGTTTTTTATTGGCTCCATAAACATTGGCTACATAGCAGACAG GTTTGGCCGTAAATTTTGCCTCTTAAATACAATTCTTGCAAACGTTGTCTGTGGAATCCTTCTGGTCTTCGTGCCCACCTACCTGTGGATAGTCATCCTCCGGTTCTTGCAAGGGCTGGTCAGCAAGGGCTGCTGGACCGCAGGCTACATCCTGG TGACGGAAGTTGTCAGTCCGAAGTACCGGAGGACAGTGGGCATCCTCTACCAGACGGCCTTCTCCGTTGGGCTCCTGGTCTTTGATGCCATCGCTTACGCCATCCCTCACTGGCGGTGGCTGCAGCTCACTGTCACCCTGCCAAGCTGCTTCTTCCTGCTCTACTACTG GTGCCTCCCAGAGTCTCCCAGGTGGCTGATCTCTCAAGGAAAAAATGACAAAGCTATGAAAATTGTCAGTGATATGGCTAAAAAAAACCGGAAAAAGATGCCTTCCCATTTTGAG GATATTAAATTTGAAGAGGAAGATGGCGGAAAGCAGAGTCCTTCACTTATTGACCTTGTCAGGACACCACAGATGAgaaaaaacacattcattttgaTGTACAACTG GTTCACGAGCTCTGTCCTCTACCAGGGGCTCATCATGCACATGGGAGTAGCTGCTGGGAACGTGTATCTGGATTTCCTCTATTCTGCACTTGTTGAGTTCCCAGCCGCCTTCATCATCATCGTCACCATCGACCGCGTTGGGCGGCGCTacccctgggctgcagcaaacctggtggctggggctgcctgccttGTCACAGCCATGATCCCAGAGG ACATACATTGGCTAAAAGTGATTGCTGCTTGCATCGGGAGAATGGGAATCACAATGGCTTTTGAAATGGTTTGCTTTGTAAACACTGAACTGTATCCAACATACATCAG GAACCTCGGGGTGATGGTCTGCTCCTCCTTGTGCGATATTGGTGGAGTCATCGTCCCATTCATTGTCTACAGACTGGTGGAAGTCTGGCACGATCTGCCGCTGATAGTCTTCA CTGTTCTTGGTTTGATTGCGGGTGGATTGGTGTTGCTTCTGCCTGAAACTAAAGGAAGGGTTTTGCCTGAGACTGTTGAAGATGTTGAAAACTTTCACGG GC GCAGTGTTCCAAAGGCCAAAAAGATCTATCTCCACGTCCAAACGTCAGAAGTAGCACATGACTGA